The Lytechinus variegatus isolate NC3 chromosome 11, Lvar_3.0, whole genome shotgun sequence genome contains the following window.
tgtgacaccAGGTAcacggttccaaaattacgcaacatttttttaagtgcatgtcagactaaaaattgctccaaaatgtgattttgtgtacaaagtcaatgcaaattgtgttttcaaccaaaaatcataaatgtatgattgtCTTTgatttgctagtctaaatggaTTTactttatgctgtttatgaccTCAAAAGAATCCCATACAAAGTTCATAACTGAACAATGaaaaaaggtttaaaaaaaagaaatacatatgaaattacaaaaaacagtaagaaattgatctgatatcacaaatttttcatgtacatttgcTAAAATCACCATAAGGAGTTATTAcatcaacaagtggaatgcctctggccgtctcacctgcatcacgcagttcaatatagcagcagtgctgactttgaatactactctaactcgcacaagatgttcagtgatacatggttactcttatgtccactttttatgaactagaccaatgaacttacagagatatgatggttattcaacagatacacccaattcggccaaagttcattgacctttgaccttggtcatgtgacctgaaacgcgcacaggatgttcagtgatacttgattactctaatgtccaagtttaacgaactagaccaataaaatttcaaagttatgatggtaatttaacagatacccccgattcggccaaagttcattgaccctaaatgacctttgaccttgatcatgtgagctgaaactcaaacaggatgttcagtgatacttgattactcttatgtacaagtttcatgaatcagatccataaactttcaaagttatgatggtaattcaacagatacacccaattcggccaaagttcattgacctttgaccttggtcatgtgacctgaaacgcgcacaggatgttcagtgatacttgattactctaatgtccaagtttaacgaactagaccaataaactttcaaagttatgatggtaattcaacagatacccccgattcggccaaagttcattgaccctaaatgacctttgaccttaatcatgagacctgaaacttgcacaaaattttcagtgatgcttgattactattatgtctaagtttcatgaatcagatccataaactttcaaagttatgatgggaattcaacagatattcccaattcggccaaagttcattgaccctaaatgacctttgaccttggtcatgtgacgtgaaactcgtgcaggatgttcagtgatacttgattaaccttatgtccaagtttcatgaactaggtccatatattttctaagttatgatgacatttcaaaaacttaacctcgggttaagatttcgatgttgatccctccaacatggtctaagttcattgaccctaaatgacctttgaccttggtcatgtgacatgaaactctaataggatgttcagtaatacttgattaaccttatggccaagttttattaactaggtccatatactttctaagttatgacgtcatttcaaaaacttaacctcaggttaagatttgatgttgacgccgccgccgccgccgccgccgccgccgccgccgccgccgccgccgccgccgccgccgccatcgccgccgccgtcggaaaagcggcgcctatagtctcactttgcttcgcaggtgagacaaaaattaggTCATTTGGAGTTTTATTTAGGGAGTTGGATGAAAAAGCAGGATTTTGCATACTAGTAGTAGCATATAAATTACTATTATCAATTAATcgcaatttgcatgaaataaattcatatagaaatttgtagattatgcccaGACAACCTCCATGCAAATTTACGGTGTGATTGACAGCCCGAGATCTCGAGGGGGGACCTGGGGGGggccaaaaaatctggctgtgCATCAAACCATAATAAAACATTGTTTCTATTGGCATCGCACTCCTTACCATTGGTCAACGATCTGATTTTGTAACGAATCGCACTTAGCtctttttctgaaaatgtgaatgaaaattgTACCTTTATTGGAGCTTCAATTAGCTGTAAGAAAaggaatataacaattttggatgattgcaagcatttattttgaaaataaaagccAAATTGGCTTCAAATTGTAGCCAATCGTGTGTTTGCTATGATGTCATTATGCTTAGATTTTAAATTTGCCTTTATTCTTTGTCatagatttgaacataggtatttgtAAGATAATTTCAAACTTAACACAATAAGATGTTCCATGTCTCAAAATTAGATCAAATTTTATTACGTTTAATTCCAAAATCAGgtgtaaggtgtgcggtggccttaaccctaaaaggacggTGGGAGGCCATGACAGCCCCTACTCAATGCTTTGCACGATATttctgaaagacaaaaaaattgcgccgcaaattttcttgaattttttctttaaagtcgtgtggcaacttttgagaccaaattcgtAACATATGGCTATAGCATCATGATGCCATGTGACTTATTAGAAGACGATGTTATGCCGAAGATGGCTCATATTTATACAAAGTCTATGGGTGATGAAATTCATAACagggtgattatttttcattctaattaGTCTGCTTGATAAATTTAGGGTTTTATTTAGTTGTTACATGGTCTGTAATAattaatttccattgaaaaaaagattaaaaaacagaaaaatacatatgaaattctaataacaaaaaatacatgacatctgaaaaaagaagaaaatttgaagtgaaattgggtgttaaatttgcaaatgatatttttcacgaataaatttgcatattttattcataataaataaaaaataattattctcagaatttcttttcttttttatactgGCCTATGGCAAAGAATATGCATGCCAAATTTTGGCACGATCGCAAGCATGGCGACCAAGATCAGAAGGGGGGCCATTATTGCATGGAGTCGACAGAACAAGAATATAGCAAGAGTAAATACAAGAGATAGAAAAGCAGTTAGAGTGAAAAGTAAGAGATGGAGACAAATAATCCCTACCTTGAGAGGTGTTTTCCAGTCATTTTGGTTGATGCCTGGTGAAGGACCACTGCTTCCAGTTGATGTCCTGTGGATATAGAACACAAAATATCAACATGTGATcttcataaaatatgaaaaaaaactgtaTAAGAAAATCTATTCACATTCTTATTTTCAGaaggaaattaaagataaaggaaagtagttgcagcaacaGTGATTTCTTTGGGAAAGTCTGTAAATCCAAAGTCAATTGTCATCACATCATAGTAGATCCTGATCTGGTCCCATATTCCATGAAGCAAGcttaaattgaaaaatttaagcattttgtcttattttctgtcTAAGAAAAAATTCTTCGCCAAAACACGTATTCCATAAAGAATGGACTAAGAATTCTGTCTTAGAATTTGTCCAAGAGTTTTTGCGCAACTTAGACAGATATAGGCTAAGTAACTCTTCTTAAAAATGCAGAGTCTGTATTCCATAAATACAACATGGCTAAGAATGTTGCCCTAACTTTAAGACAGTTGTGCGTTGTCATAATTGTTTTAGTTTCAAGGCAATCTCTGCCCATGCCTTTTCTTTATCCTGAAACGTGATAGGTGAATTAAGCTTGGGTCTCAAGATCTCTTCCCTCTGTCTTATTTCTGCTATTAGCGTAATTTTCTCTCCTTCAGTGAAATTTAACTTACTTTTCTCTCAGACTCTATCTTAATATTTGTTATGTTGCGATTTAAAACACATTACCGTAGAGCAGCTGTTACGTTGCGTAAACAAAAGTTGCGTGACAATATAAAGTTTCTCATGACATCATAGAATTTGAGACTATGGCTTAGCCATATTGTCTGACTCGAGACAAATGTCTTTAATTTTATAGAATATCTGGAAGATTTCTGAAACAAGCAAAATCCTATTAAAGACAAATTGCTCAAACTTAGGCAAAAagcttatcttgtttatggaatACTGGCCCAGGGCCCCGTAACAGAAGTTCAGCCATTAATCACTAAATAAAATgacctatcaagatcatcgtttcatgcgcattttgctcaggagactgaccaggaaccaatcagaatcgttTGTTCAAATTAGTGATTAaccactaacctttgtgttaaggAGCCCTGGTGTATTTACATAAGCTAATtatgtgaaatcatgaaatactgctgagttatgatggcaattcaataaatacccccaacatggccaaagttcattgaccttggtcatgggACCTGAAACTCACAGGATGTTAactgatgcttgattacttGTATGTAGAAGTTTCATGATTAAATGTACTTTCAGagtcatgacatttcaaaaacttaaccttggttaagaatttgtttttattccccCAACATTAtacaagttcattgaccctaaatgacctttgaccttggtcatgtgacctgaaactcaattgttcagtaatacttgattacccttatgtccaagtttaatttaactatgtccatatactttcaagtcatgatgacatttcaaaaacttgtccttcagttaagattttgatgtagATTCCTCCAATATGGTCTGAGTTCTTTGACCCTATaattgatctttgaccttggtcatgtgacctcaaactcaggcaggatgttcattaatacttgataaccctaatgtccaagttttaagaactagatccatatactttctaagttatgatgacatttcaaaaacttaaccttaggttaaaaggttaagatttgatgttgacgccgccgtcggaaatatggcgcctatagtctcgatCTGCTATACATGCAaggcaaaaattgaaatatttaatatGGACTCTACATACTTTCTcataatgaaatagaaatggGGGTTTGCCAGAAAAtctattttacatttgattaaTCAGGTTTTGTTGCAGCAAATCAGTACACACTACCTTTTTCAAGAAGAACATCGCCCAATCAAGAGGCATCAACAATAAAATGAGAATTCGCAATCAATTGCTAGGCATTAGATTGGCTCAGGGACCCCAAATAGATTTGCAACTGATTGTTCAATACCTTGCACCTCGTCCTCCCAATTGAACCTGAAACCAGTGAAGTCCTTACCTCTTGGAAGCAGGAGTACTTGTTGCAGATATTTCCAGCTCACTTAGCTTTGGCATGGATACATGGATTGTCCTCCCTGCTGATGCATTACGGGATGTCCCTGTAGGCAATGGTCTCTGTGATGGTGGCTCTCTTGATATTGGTGAAACAGGAGGTGAAGCTCCAATCAACACACCTAATGGATATAATATGTAGTGGCTATGATTATAGGGATGccagttggaattgatcagagggcctgaaaatcacctagaatacaatattttgtacacaaaaatgctaaaaatatggcctgaaaataaattgtcagagcctgaattcaggcttttgcctgaaaactggcatccTTGTGATTAAGGTTTCTCAAGGAAGCAAAGGCCTCTACAGGTTTCCCTTATGCTGAATGAAAGGTGTTGACTAAATCCATAAGTAAAGCTAGAACATTCAATTATTCAATCATCCCCTACtgatgaaaaatgatttattttagaGATTTATGCGACCAGTTTCTGCCTATCAAAGCTACTTGATTGGAATTTTGGAATATCCCAATTATAAACACaaaattttttcaataaatgtattgCCAGAATTTTAGTGTTGGTACACCTTGTTATCATTGGTACTTATTTGATACCACCAATGATAATACAATAAGGAATGAATAAATaccaatttgaaattcatatctACTGAGAATCCACTGACCTGTAGGTTTGGTAGGGATCTTATTTTCCGTAGCTTCTCGTCCACTGGTGGTAGGTCTTTCCTCCCCACCATACATATCCTTGAGATGTTCAAGTCTGGCCTGAGCTTCAACCCTCTGTCTAGACAGTGATGCTATCTTCTCATTCATATCAACAGATGTATCCTCCCTTCCAGCTGGCTCTACTGATCCATCAAGGGATGCTTCATAGACAGTATCCATCGTCATTGGATGAACGTTCCTCAAGGGTTGGTGTTGCTGTTGATCTTGCCCGTTCGGTCCTGGCCTGTCCGGTTGCAGAAGAGATGGGTTGGTGTTGCCATGATGTAGAATGTTCTTGATCATATTGGTTTCACCAGGAATGCCAGGAAGAGAGAGGTATCGCGTAGATGAACTGCCCACAGATAAGGTCGGAGACACACCTTCCCTGAGACCATCAGGATCAGAGGTATAGTTGTTGAGTAGAGGCTCCCTTGGAGGATATCCTGATGGGTTAACAAAATCATTTCTGTTCACATCAAGACTCGGGTCCCCTGAAAATTTCGATCTCGTGCCTAAGAACACTGCTTGAGGCTGGAAGGTGGATCCCTTTACACCACCACTTAGCGTAGATGTAGGATTGGATATACCACCATGGGTGAGTACATGAGGAGCACCTTTAGCAAGTTGAGACTGATAGCCAGGTGGTTTGATGAAATCTCTCCTATCCTTCTGCCTGGGTGGTGACAGGAGCATTGCAGGCTGGATAGGACGGAGATGAAAGTCTGAAGATTCTTGCTGTCTTGAGCTACCGAAGGGACCCAGTCTACTCCCCTGTGATGTCAAATTAGTACCTTTCTGCACACTAGAAGGCATTGATGATATACTAAACCCTGATTTGCTACTTGGTCTGTGCATAGCTCTCTCGCCATCACCAGATTGGAATAATCCACTATTCTGAATACCAATTGGAACGTTGGTTTGAATGCTTCTGAGATTCCCTGAAAAATGAACATCATCTCTCTCTTGCCCAGGTCGAGTTGACATCAATTTCTCCACTGTGTGCTGGCTTAACTGAGGTACTTGATGACCACCAGTGTCCTGGTGTCCAGTAGCGTCCTGGTTTGCATTACCTGCAGTAGTATTATTTCTGGAGGTGATGAATGAGCTGACTGCTGTAGACTGTACTTGGGAGGTACTAGATTGATCTCCAGGCTGTCCTGTCACTATTGTCTGTCCTGAACTTGTCCTTGTCGGCAGCGTAGATTCTACAAGGGACACGGCTGGTAAAGAGCCTGAGGCCGAAGTAGTAATTTGCGTAGGTCCAGGATGAGGGTCAGTTTGTTGATCTTGTTTGATGTCACTTGAACGTATTGCTTCTGAATGAGCAGTAGCCATGGTAGACGCTGATTTTGATGGCTGGGTTGGACGAGAACCGAGGGCTACATGGAAAGAAGAAGCAAATTGGTTCAAATtcacaaacaaaatgaaataatttatttctgGTAACATCAACAAGTAACATGAAGCATATAAATATCCATTAGGAAAATTCATCAATAAGGTTATTTACTAActggttgtaaaaaaaaaaagattatgggACCTATGCATTAATCAGGgagtgaaaataaaattcaaaggaCCTGATCTGTAAAGCATACCTTCCTTCTGGTTTGCAGTCTCACAAGGCTCAACCTTCTCTTCTAAAAACTCTCTGTTAGCCAGCAAATgctgaaaagagaaattaaaaaagacaGAGGTAATATATTATACTCCATAATATCCCAGAAAAAAGTGCACCTATACCTGTTATAGATTTTCCTAAGATTCCCTCTCTCACTGTCCCTTTTTTGTTCTGCGGTTGAAATTATTGAATGACCCTCAAGACCATGATTCCATTATGTATTAAGTATCAAAATGATGACATCACATGTTTTATACCAAATTAATAATGCATTAACTTCAAAGGGgaaaattatgtattcatgaggtcatatctttACCCTAAATC
Protein-coding sequences here:
- the LOC121423838 gene encoding uncharacterized protein LOC121423838, encoding MSFVRVPRRSQSLSGRSRKPKKKKATWDSTTSDLTVHKLSKDELDRRHAVHQSANLEIIKEEKRKKAILKARKERSQSEGSQAGLLQEILYDEKQLNAALAHSDRVMSVVKDLFYDDPKRLKAIPLITRAPGGDADRRRGGPIKEKGPHTSYLDTLSDSIMDPSALNEYQQDIDSQLEEEETDDDDEEDGETPVFDSKLDVDRFQSYIHRSATQKPVDERERANLRHGSNNKENMDPVVTPERLPLAKSQQDTINDTAKANKKMGSKSKSKSQSSFLEISQKTKPEDLRMYLNELMTACSAFDQVRGEADISHTFTSGFPHLSGYTAFLVQTLTKILKHLTQSEANLEQERAAKQRLEQETAQQRKLIDAMTVDMMQSQELNMKIQAEARKHINQMEQRLQIVEHLLANREFLEEKVEPCETANQKEALGSRPTQPSKSASTMATAHSEAIRSSDIKQDQQTDPHPGPTQITTSASGSLPAVSLVESTLPTRTSSGQTIVTGQPGDQSSTSQVQSTAVSSFITSRNNTTAGNANQDATGHQDTGGHQVPQLSQHTVEKLMSTRPGQERDDVHFSGNLRSIQTNVPIGIQNSGLFQSGDGERAMHRPSSKSGFSISSMPSSVQKGTNLTSQGSRLGPFGSSRQQESSDFHLRPIQPAMLLSPPRQKDRRDFIKPPGYQSQLAKGAPHVLTHGGISNPTSTLSGGVKGSTFQPQAVFLGTRSKFSGDPSLDVNRNDFVNPSGYPPREPLLNNYTSDPDGLREGVSPTLSVGSSSTRYLSLPGIPGETNMIKNILHHGNTNPSLLQPDRPGPNGQDQQQHQPLRNVHPMTMDTVYEASLDGSVEPAGREDTSVDMNEKIASLSRQRVEAQARLEHLKDMYGGEERPTTSGREATENKIPTKPTGVLIGASPPVSPISREPPSQRPLPTGTSRNASAGRTIHVSMPKLSELEISATSTPASKRTSTGSSGPSPGINQNDWKTPLKDSPGKEEFFALKAHIST